One window of Dethiosulfovibrio salsuginis genomic DNA carries:
- a CDS encoding protein-glutamate methylesterase/protein-glutamine glutaminase, with the protein MSKSTIKVLIIDDSALVRKIFTEELSRDPSIEVVGTAPDPFIGRDKIIQLEPDVVVLDVEMPRMDGLTFLEKLMKHKPIPVIIVSSLAKESSDVAMRAIDLGAIDVMCKPGSSYSVKDMGEQLAEKIKAASQARRRPYTPPATVKRPTAMTIRTTDKVIAIGASTGGTEAIKQVLTALPGNMPPIVVVQHMPQHFTKSFAERLNELCDLEVKEAENNEPLTSGKVLLAPGNYHTVVKRSGATYYVEVKGGPLVFHQRPSVEVMFSSVARFVGRNAIGVILTGMGKDGAEGLLEMRQAGAWTIAQDESTSVVFGMPKEAIALGGVSEVLPLHHIASALIKRLS; encoded by the coding sequence ATGTCAAAGAGTACCATAAAGGTGCTGATAATAGACGATTCCGCCCTCGTCAGAAAGATCTTCACCGAAGAGCTCTCCAGGGATCCGTCTATAGAGGTTGTAGGCACCGCCCCCGATCCCTTTATAGGGAGGGACAAGATAATCCAGCTAGAGCCCGACGTGGTCGTGCTGGACGTGGAGATGCCCCGCATGGACGGCTTGACCTTTTTGGAGAAACTCATGAAACACAAGCCTATACCGGTCATAATCGTCAGCTCTCTGGCTAAAGAAAGCTCCGACGTAGCCATGAGGGCCATAGATCTCGGGGCCATCGACGTTATGTGTAAGCCCGGGTCCTCCTATTCGGTAAAAGACATGGGGGAACAGCTGGCGGAGAAGATAAAAGCGGCCAGCCAGGCTAGAAGACGACCCTACACCCCGCCAGCGACTGTCAAGAGGCCCACCGCCATGACAATAAGGACCACCGACAAGGTCATCGCCATAGGGGCGTCTACGGGCGGGACGGAGGCCATAAAACAGGTCCTCACAGCGTTGCCTGGAAACATGCCCCCGATAGTGGTGGTCCAGCATATGCCCCAACACTTCACAAAATCCTTCGCCGAGCGACTGAACGAGCTCTGCGACCTGGAGGTCAAGGAGGCGGAGAACAACGAACCTCTTACCTCCGGAAAGGTCCTGCTCGCCCCGGGAAACTACCACACCGTGGTGAAAAGGAGCGGTGCTACCTACTACGTAGAGGTGAAAGGAGGGCCTCTGGTCTTTCACCAGAGGCCCTCGGTGGAGGTCATGTTCAGCTCGGTGGCCCGATTCGTCGGCAGAAACGCCATAGGGGTCATCCTCACAGGAATGGGCAAAGACGGAGCGGAGGGCCTGCTCGAGATGAGACAGGCGGGGGCCTGGACCATCGCCCAGGACGAGAGCACATCGGTGGTATTCGGTATGCCTAAAGAGGCCATAGCCCTAGGAGGGGTATCGGAGGTGCTGCCTCTTCACCATATAGCCTCTGCCCTGATTAAAAGGCTGTCCTAA
- a CDS encoding GAF domain-containing hybrid sensor histidine kinase/response regulator, which produces MSEKRLAAVLRSIGDGVIGTDTSGVVTEINPVAEDLTGWRDGNAIGQPIDSVFKVYRKDGVAVDNPVNKVLSTGLAVDLSNDTILLSLDGGSVHIANRATPVLDEYGDISGVVLIFRDVSESYRSRKFKEFQLAFQGIISRMASRFATMPDDDLSCALDDALSGLGAIFDLDRCSIFRAHNEGVILCHQWCREGTSPVTNCLPDRCHCLASGEFVSVEDLSAWDDRCDRTLLMAQGIGAMLCVPMVGKGSVPLGVMRFDSSMARKWSDSDVSLISTAVDLIGGVIFKRETEEALRESEVRSRKLVAESFNGVAVHRIILNDRGEPVDYVFLEVNPAFEVHTGLKADEILGKKVTEVLPGVEKTDFIRRYGEVVLTGEPISFEQYSPPLDRYYAVNAYKVGDLEFATVFQDISSRKGLEDFLIQARLSAEAAEKAKSDFLANMSHEIRTPLNGVIGMAHLLWDTELNEEQKDYVKTIASSGEALLEIISEILDFSKIETGKLSLERFPFDIGLMVEETLDLVSHQAREKGLELMGGVAPDVPIVVEGDPGRIRQVLLNLLSNGIKFTKEGYVSLIVTSAPMGDTEGTEMLRFDVSDTGIGVSEDKINDLFRPFTQADPSATRRFGGTGLGLAISKKLVDLMGGTLEVESHEGQGAIFSVKLPLKVVRDGIIPSWPLRESLSESLPIRRGRSPKILVVEDTMTNRKVIIRLLEKLGYRSDAVANGKEALLALSTTSYDGVLMDIQMPEMDGLEATRRIRERERRSGAHVPIVALTAHVTQDDRDRCLAAGMDGYLPKPVRPKQLADALERMVPSGKSRDRAVLPPPLPSGDPIARDELMDLIGGDLEILAGIISSFESEFPRISDLTYAAIGMEDWDGAEKGAVRMKGMLSSLAAWEARETASLLEETARSGDKEQASALFRRLRQEAASALEGLYSMREQMADSL; this is translated from the coding sequence ATGTCGGAAAAAAGGCTCGCTGCGGTGCTGAGATCCATAGGTGACGGAGTCATTGGGACCGATACGTCCGGGGTCGTCACCGAGATCAACCCCGTCGCTGAGGATCTCACAGGCTGGAGAGATGGCAACGCTATCGGGCAGCCCATCGACTCGGTGTTTAAGGTCTACAGAAAAGACGGTGTGGCGGTCGATAATCCGGTTAATAAGGTCCTCTCTACAGGGTTGGCCGTCGATCTATCAAACGATACGATTCTCCTATCCCTGGATGGAGGCTCGGTACATATAGCCAACAGGGCGACCCCGGTGCTGGACGAATACGGCGACATCTCCGGGGTGGTGCTCATCTTCAGAGACGTCTCCGAATCCTACAGGTCCAGGAAGTTCAAAGAGTTCCAGCTTGCCTTTCAGGGAATTATATCTCGGATGGCTTCAAGGTTCGCAACCATGCCAGACGACGACCTTTCCTGCGCCCTGGATGATGCGTTGAGTGGGCTAGGTGCCATTTTCGATCTGGATCGATGTTCTATCTTTCGAGCCCATAACGAAGGAGTGATCCTATGCCATCAGTGGTGCAGAGAGGGTACTTCCCCTGTGACCAACTGTCTTCCCGATAGATGCCATTGCCTTGCCTCAGGGGAGTTCGTCTCGGTGGAGGACCTGTCAGCCTGGGACGATCGGTGTGATCGAACCCTCCTCATGGCTCAGGGCATCGGGGCCATGCTATGCGTCCCTATGGTAGGCAAGGGCTCCGTTCCGCTGGGGGTAATGAGGTTCGACTCCTCGATGGCCAGAAAATGGAGCGATAGCGACGTATCCCTTATCTCCACGGCGGTGGATCTTATAGGAGGGGTGATCTTCAAGCGGGAGACCGAGGAAGCCCTCCGGGAAAGCGAGGTTCGCTCCAGGAAACTTGTTGCGGAGAGTTTTAACGGAGTGGCGGTTCACAGGATTATCCTGAACGATAGAGGAGAACCGGTGGACTACGTGTTTTTGGAGGTAAACCCCGCCTTTGAGGTCCACACCGGCCTTAAGGCGGACGAGATCCTGGGGAAAAAGGTAACCGAGGTTTTGCCAGGCGTAGAGAAGACCGACTTTATCCGCCGTTACGGCGAGGTCGTACTGACCGGAGAGCCTATATCCTTTGAGCAGTATTCCCCTCCTCTGGACAGATATTACGCCGTAAACGCCTACAAGGTAGGAGACCTGGAGTTCGCCACGGTCTTTCAGGATATATCCTCCAGAAAGGGTCTTGAGGATTTCCTCATACAGGCCAGGTTATCGGCGGAGGCGGCGGAGAAGGCTAAAAGCGATTTTTTGGCCAACATGAGCCACGAGATACGGACCCCTCTGAACGGGGTGATCGGTATGGCCCATCTGCTCTGGGACACCGAACTGAACGAGGAGCAGAAGGACTACGTAAAGACCATAGCATCCTCCGGAGAGGCGTTGCTCGAGATAATCAGCGAGATACTGGATTTTTCCAAGATAGAGACAGGAAAGCTCTCCCTGGAGAGGTTCCCCTTCGATATAGGTCTGATGGTGGAGGAAACCCTCGACCTCGTCAGCCATCAGGCCCGGGAAAAAGGGCTGGAGCTCATGGGTGGGGTCGCCCCGGACGTACCTATCGTGGTGGAGGGAGATCCAGGGAGGATCAGGCAGGTCCTGCTAAACCTTCTCTCCAATGGGATAAAGTTCACCAAAGAGGGCTACGTCTCACTGATCGTAACCTCTGCTCCTATGGGAGATACCGAGGGAACGGAGATGCTTAGGTTCGACGTGTCGGACACCGGTATAGGCGTATCGGAGGATAAGATAAACGATCTATTTCGACCTTTCACCCAGGCGGATCCCTCGGCCACCAGGCGTTTCGGAGGTACAGGGCTTGGCCTGGCGATATCGAAAAAACTGGTCGATCTAATGGGAGGAACTCTAGAGGTAGAGTCTCACGAGGGACAGGGTGCGATCTTTTCCGTAAAACTTCCCCTTAAGGTTGTGAGGGACGGAATTATCCCGTCGTGGCCTTTGAGGGAGTCTCTGTCCGAATCGCTCCCGATCAGGAGAGGGAGATCGCCTAAGATATTGGTCGTCGAGGACACTATGACAAACCGTAAGGTCATAATCAGGCTCCTGGAAAAGCTGGGCTATAGGTCCGACGCGGTGGCCAACGGCAAGGAGGCCCTTCTGGCCCTGTCCACGACCTCCTACGACGGTGTGCTGATGGATATCCAGATGCCCGAGATGGACGGCCTGGAGGCCACCAGGCGTATAAGGGAGAGGGAGAGACGGTCCGGCGCTCACGTTCCGATAGTCGCCCTGACCGCCCACGTCACCCAGGACGATCGGGATCGATGTTTGGCAGCCGGAATGGACGGCTATCTGCCTAAGCCGGTCAGGCCGAAGCAGCTTGCGGATGCACTGGAGAGGATGGTCCCCTCGGGGAAATCCCGGGATCGTGCTGTCCTTCCTCCTCCTCTGCCCTCCGGCGATCCGATCGCCAGGGACGAGCTTATGGACCTTATCGGGGGAGATCTGGAGATACTGGCTGGGATAATTTCATCTTTTGAGTCGGAGTTTCCCAGAATATCCGATCTGACCTACGCTGCTATCGGTATGGAGGACTGGGATGGAGCAGAGAAAGGGGCTGTCAGGATGAAAGGTATGCTGAGCTCCCTGGCGGCCTGGGAGGCCAGGGAGACCGCTTCTTTGCTGGAGGAAACCGCTAGGAGTGGGGATAAGGAACAGGCCTCCGCCCTGTTCAGGCGATTGCGTCAGGAGGCCGCTTCGGCCCTTGAGGGCCTTTACTCCATGAGGGAGCAGATGGCCGACTCTCTGTGA
- a CDS encoding methyl-accepting chemotaxis protein encodes MSKSIVSKLGVLIALSMIVLAGSLAFVAIKGVDRMSQSVEAVAERMLNDDIKNKNESDERAADGYGRAMSTYLAWISAGPLWDFNDAALNEYAEGMLSVPNVSYSVIYDDKGSPLAGEVKAGDSVKAFEAPIMHDGKRIGSVEVGLNIAYLEDLRLASVATKDQLISSFSSEAAQTQSSITGRIAFIAVAVFTGVLILNVLLLLRVASPLRKMTDVVRDLGEGEGDLTVRIGISTTDEVGRLGSSMNQFMEKLSHLIEDVMAIASRLGHDSETLSDLSRSSKGSIDRVKEAVEEIVSLSETNAAAVEESNAGVEEMAATASSVASASERGVSASAKTFGFTKEVAKEMNDVVEEINGVSLRSQKNRERISALAGAVESITGFVGAITGIADQTNLLALNAAIEAARAGEAGRGFAVVAEEVRKLAEESNKSAGEISSLIETLASHAQDSIQGTVEEEKALKLVVERTGQLQNKLRSSMEEIRLVDGVMNEVSELSTAQSMSSTEMANAVDSIAQGTSDIVERLGGIGSFTEEAQRAFESVESQSQILLEGMEEMRRHLSQFKV; translated from the coding sequence ATGTCTAAGAGCATCGTCTCAAAACTAGGTGTTTTGATCGCTTTAAGCATGATCGTTCTGGCAGGCTCTCTGGCTTTTGTGGCCATCAAAGGGGTGGACAGAATGTCCCAGTCGGTGGAAGCCGTGGCCGAGAGGATGCTCAACGACGACATTAAGAACAAAAACGAGAGCGACGAGAGGGCCGCTGATGGCTATGGCCGTGCCATGTCTACCTATCTGGCCTGGATCTCCGCCGGGCCTCTGTGGGACTTCAACGACGCCGCCCTTAACGAGTACGCCGAGGGGATGTTGAGCGTCCCGAACGTCTCCTACTCGGTCATATACGACGATAAAGGCTCTCCTCTCGCCGGAGAGGTCAAAGCAGGAGATTCGGTTAAAGCCTTTGAAGCGCCTATCATGCACGACGGCAAGAGAATAGGGTCGGTGGAGGTTGGCCTCAATATAGCCTATCTTGAGGATCTGAGGCTCGCCAGCGTAGCCACAAAGGATCAGCTTATATCCTCTTTCAGCTCCGAGGCCGCTCAGACCCAGAGCTCCATAACCGGTAGGATCGCTTTCATAGCGGTGGCGGTTTTTACAGGGGTCCTGATCCTAAACGTCCTGTTGCTGCTGAGGGTCGCCTCTCCTCTTAGAAAAATGACCGACGTGGTTCGAGATCTAGGGGAGGGAGAGGGAGACCTCACCGTCAGGATAGGCATCAGCACCACCGACGAGGTCGGTCGCCTAGGCTCCTCTATGAACCAGTTTATGGAGAAGCTTTCCCACCTTATCGAGGACGTCATGGCCATCGCCAGCAGGCTGGGCCACGATTCTGAGACCCTTTCCGACCTGTCCCGTAGCTCCAAGGGCTCTATCGACAGGGTAAAAGAGGCGGTAGAGGAGATAGTCAGCCTTTCCGAGACCAACGCGGCGGCGGTGGAGGAGTCCAACGCCGGCGTCGAGGAGATGGCGGCGACGGCGTCCTCGGTGGCAAGTGCCTCGGAGAGAGGTGTCTCCGCGTCCGCTAAGACCTTCGGTTTCACCAAGGAAGTGGCTAAAGAGATGAACGACGTCGTCGAGGAGATAAACGGCGTCAGCCTCAGGTCGCAGAAAAACAGGGAAAGGATCTCCGCCTTAGCCGGTGCGGTGGAATCTATAACCGGATTTGTCGGTGCTATAACTGGCATAGCGGACCAGACCAACCTCTTAGCCCTTAACGCCGCCATCGAGGCAGCCAGAGCCGGTGAGGCGGGCAGAGGCTTTGCGGTGGTCGCCGAGGAGGTTCGTAAGCTCGCCGAGGAGTCCAACAAGTCCGCCGGAGAGATTTCATCTCTTATAGAGACCCTTGCCTCACACGCCCAGGATTCCATCCAGGGAACGGTGGAGGAGGAAAAAGCCCTTAAATTGGTGGTGGAGAGAACCGGCCAGCTTCAGAACAAACTTAGGTCCAGCATGGAGGAGATAAGGCTTGTGGACGGCGTCATGAACGAGGTTTCCGAGCTCAGCACCGCCCAATCCATGTCCAGCACCGAGATGGCCAACGCCGTGGACAGCATAGCCCAGGGGACCTCCGACATAGTGGAGAGGCTCGGCGGAATAGGTTCGTTCACCGAGGAGGCCCAGAGGGCTTTCGAGTCGGTGGAGTCTCAGTCCCAAATACTCCTTGAGGGAATGGAGGAGATGAGACGGCATCTAAGCCAGTTCAAGGTATAA
- a CDS encoding Hpt domain-containing protein encodes MIDREDLMEIVDNDDEILSELILAFDEDYDPIVKRLEVTIAEGELIHRTRDAHSLKGIFSTLGASEARDIAAKLETAMKEGDLPASEALLGEILKAGEAVKTEARDILSDLRG; translated from the coding sequence ATGATAGACAGAGAGGACCTTATGGAGATAGTGGACAACGACGACGAGATCCTGTCGGAGCTGATTCTAGCCTTCGACGAGGACTACGACCCTATCGTAAAAAGACTGGAGGTCACGATAGCCGAAGGTGAGTTGATACACCGAACGAGGGACGCCCATAGCCTAAAGGGAATTTTCAGCACCCTCGGCGCCTCGGAGGCCAGGGATATAGCCGCCAAGCTCGAGACAGCCATGAAAGAAGGCGATCTCCCTGCATCCGAAGCCCTCCTGGGAGAGATTCTGAAGGCGGGAGAGGCGGTTAAGACGGAGGCGAGAGATATCCTATCGGACCTCAGAGGTTAA
- a CDS encoding biotin--[acetyl-CoA-carboxylase] ligase translates to MKTDIVAILRKGGDNFVSGQTICDQLQVSRTAVWKHINQLKDDGYIIESIPKKGYRITVYPDRITEYEISPWLNTVELGRNLVHRHTVDSTNILAKGLAREGCPDGTVVTAEHQTSGRGRSGRRWTSIQEGAVQMSIVLRPHVSPAKAPSITQIGAASIALALESLGVSPRIKWPNDVLISGKKVCGILTEMSCELDHIHFIVMGIGINVNVRSFPEEISSVATSLALEGQDNLNRARLAADVLNRMEPLYRSFLQGDSEPFLSVCRRLSWLRDKSISFSRNGEPLSGVAGDIDDQGRLEVIFPDGTRDYLLSGEVHIGSI, encoded by the coding sequence ATGAAGACAGATATAGTAGCCATCCTCCGCAAAGGGGGAGACAACTTTGTGTCAGGTCAGACCATATGCGACCAGCTTCAGGTCAGTAGAACCGCCGTATGGAAACACATAAACCAGCTGAAAGACGACGGATACATAATAGAGTCGATCCCTAAAAAAGGTTATCGGATAACCGTCTATCCCGACAGGATAACCGAGTACGAGATATCCCCCTGGCTTAACACCGTGGAGCTCGGCCGTAACCTGGTCCACCGTCACACCGTGGACTCCACCAACATCTTGGCGAAAGGGTTAGCCAGAGAGGGCTGTCCCGATGGGACGGTGGTAACCGCAGAACATCAGACCTCCGGAAGAGGTCGAAGCGGAAGGCGTTGGACCTCGATTCAGGAGGGCGCCGTCCAGATGTCCATAGTTCTCAGGCCCCATGTCTCTCCCGCAAAGGCTCCCTCTATAACCCAGATAGGAGCCGCCTCGATCGCCTTGGCACTGGAATCTCTGGGGGTATCTCCGAGGATAAAGTGGCCCAACGACGTTCTGATATCGGGGAAAAAGGTCTGCGGCATCCTCACCGAGATGAGCTGCGAGCTGGATCATATTCACTTTATAGTCATGGGTATAGGCATAAACGTTAACGTCCGATCCTTCCCGGAGGAGATCTCCTCCGTCGCCACATCATTGGCCCTGGAGGGACAGGACAACCTGAACAGGGCGAGGCTCGCCGCCGATGTACTGAACCGCATGGAACCTCTATACCGATCGTTCCTCCAGGGAGACAGCGAGCCTTTTCTATCGGTGTGCAGGAGGCTTTCCTGGCTGAGGGATAAATCAATATCCTTCAGCCGTAACGGAGAGCCTCTAAGTGGAGTCGCCGGGGATATCGACGATCAAGGCAGGCTTGAGGTTATCTTTCCCGACGGGACAAGGGACTATCTTCTGTCCGGAGAGGTCCACATAGGGAGCATTTAG
- a CDS encoding chemotaxis protein CheW produces the protein MTAKKSCVEFVLDEKHFALPLENVKEIISRPEITPLPMASKHVRGIINLRGDVIPVVDLAVRLGGTEERKDRSEILILVIDGLTAGVMVDSASQVAELDTGDLRELDSNAGLDRSAVRGVVRHGERLVIFLNAQSILSVDREIISQIARGKEEDRRDRSSLDIMRIVTFDLGGDTYGFRLEEVREILRYQEPVSIPDSPPFVEGVLQVRGAILPVVNLRERLRRPGDMDPERAKILVADYGDFKIGFVADAIREVLQVPLSEVSDPPAVVRGESGHQAVCAIVNHSDEIVTVLDKDGLVDRDRLRDIASDEDSDRKDESSVAGYETFVVFRVSEQPFGLPIKKIREINRVGNLSKVPGMPDFVEGVLDLRGEVIPAVSLRKRLGMGLDEPASEDGRILVVEMSQGLLGLMVDDVTGVSEVPLSRISEPPLSMKELGKARDFVSKVARTESEGERMVLVLSPESLLSPEEAASAKDIAVG, from the coding sequence ATGACTGCGAAGAAGAGCTGTGTAGAGTTTGTCCTGGACGAGAAACACTTTGCCCTGCCTCTGGAGAACGTAAAGGAGATTATCTCCAGACCGGAGATAACTCCTCTTCCTATGGCGTCGAAGCACGTCAGAGGCATAATAAACCTCCGAGGAGACGTTATCCCTGTGGTGGACCTGGCGGTGAGGCTCGGTGGAACGGAGGAAAGAAAAGACAGGTCGGAGATACTTATACTTGTCATCGACGGCCTTACCGCCGGGGTTATGGTGGATTCGGCGTCCCAGGTAGCCGAGCTTGATACAGGTGACTTGAGGGAACTGGACTCAAACGCCGGTCTGGACAGAAGTGCCGTCCGGGGGGTCGTCCGTCACGGCGAGAGGCTGGTTATATTCCTGAACGCCCAGTCGATTCTATCGGTCGACAGGGAGATTATCAGCCAGATCGCCAGAGGAAAAGAGGAGGATCGACGGGATCGATCTTCTCTGGATATTATGAGGATAGTCACTTTCGACCTCGGTGGAGACACCTACGGCTTCCGGCTTGAGGAGGTCAGAGAGATCCTCCGTTATCAGGAGCCTGTCTCTATACCTGACTCCCCGCCTTTCGTCGAGGGAGTACTCCAGGTTAGAGGGGCGATTTTGCCTGTGGTCAACCTCAGGGAGCGGCTTCGTCGGCCGGGAGATATGGACCCCGAAAGGGCCAAGATACTGGTTGCGGACTACGGAGATTTCAAGATAGGCTTCGTCGCCGACGCCATCAGAGAGGTCCTTCAGGTTCCTCTATCGGAGGTCAGTGACCCTCCTGCGGTTGTGAGGGGAGAGTCGGGCCATCAGGCGGTATGTGCCATAGTCAACCACAGTGACGAGATAGTCACTGTGCTAGATAAAGACGGCCTGGTGGACAGAGACAGATTGAGGGACATAGCCTCCGATGAGGACTCCGACAGGAAGGACGAATCATCCGTCGCTGGATACGAGACATTCGTGGTCTTCAGGGTCTCCGAGCAGCCCTTCGGGCTGCCCATAAAGAAGATAAGGGAGATCAACCGGGTCGGCAACCTTTCCAAAGTTCCCGGTATGCCCGATTTCGTCGAGGGAGTTCTGGACCTTCGGGGAGAGGTAATCCCCGCGGTCAGCCTCAGAAAAAGGCTCGGTATGGGGTTGGATGAACCCGCCTCTGAGGACGGAAGGATCCTGGTTGTCGAGATGTCCCAGGGGCTCCTAGGCCTTATGGTCGACGACGTTACCGGTGTTTCCGAGGTGCCTCTTTCCAGGATAAGCGAGCCTCCTCTCTCTATGAAAGAGCTGGGCAAGGCGAGAGACTTCGTCTCCAAGGTCGCGAGGACCGAGTCTGAAGGGGAGAGAATGGTGCTCGTCCTCTCCCCTGAAAGCCTTCTCTCCCCTGAAGAGGCTGCCTCGGCTAAGGATATCGCCGTGGGCTAA
- a CDS encoding sensor domain-containing diguanylate cyclase, producing MKLRHQTRSLIFTSTAGLILVAVLLIASIHSSRFRSLEKRITQEAFECSISSARNAREAQARINSDWAWWDASYRFVTEGDSNYLKEHVPPELLWENRLYFAAIVDRDLSIKWGATLGHKYPEIGPLTEEQVQVVMDIVRMNPIPKGQVLSGYTVLSGDITVAITVGEILKNDKSGPSGGWFLLASRPGHSWFGPSGHIRITSGSTGHAPQPLTIFGGKTIVSRQLPGFKSLEPAILTVIRPAAMIEAGNKLIQMSIFALILSGAIIGIATYSWITRKFINRIEFLKRQINIEDPSPLRDSGDDEIGDLCLAFNDLLNMLKRQGEIHRLESLQDPLTGLANRRLLDEKLHQAIAYGKGSIALIMVDLDGFKGVNDSLGHSVGDELLRQVGDRFNSLVGDKDTIARIGGDEFAVLAEKIGDEENALTLCRRIRGILLQPFSIDNSSLQISASLGVALYPKDGEDRMSLFDAADSAMYRAKRTGAGLVPYDPSLDGIAPETIRIDESIKESIEKGLIEPIYEKEFYLDDQMTVRSYVIRPYCSQIPFSDLKQRSRINGTAAAIDLMTLRKALRERKDDLLGLDMSVWHLWNEGLPLALSGMLRDEGFDPSRLELSFDIGCMESHRDRCLMMMNRLSSCGVSLSIREFGQHYVPISDIKELKLKSIKIPARLIGVAGQDQPMDHLVQTMVTLATKLNLEAIVTDLEPYEDIDRIREMGFTAAHMADRTLDRAFAGDIVNR from the coding sequence TTGAAGTTAAGACACCAGACCAGATCGTTGATTTTCACCTCCACCGCTGGGCTCATATTGGTGGCGGTGCTTCTGATAGCCAGTATCCACTCCTCGAGGTTCAGGTCTCTGGAGAAACGGATAACCCAGGAGGCCTTTGAGTGTTCTATATCCTCCGCCAGAAACGCCAGAGAGGCCCAGGCCAGGATCAACTCCGACTGGGCTTGGTGGGATGCGTCCTATCGCTTCGTAACCGAAGGCGACAGCAACTACCTGAAAGAGCACGTCCCTCCAGAGCTGCTCTGGGAAAATCGACTCTACTTCGCCGCCATAGTCGACAGAGATCTGTCCATTAAATGGGGTGCGACTTTAGGCCATAAATACCCCGAGATAGGCCCTTTGACGGAAGAACAGGTACAGGTCGTCATGGATATAGTCCGAATGAACCCCATCCCAAAAGGCCAGGTTCTGTCGGGCTACACCGTTTTATCCGGCGATATAACCGTCGCCATAACCGTCGGAGAGATCCTCAAAAACGATAAATCCGGCCCCTCGGGAGGGTGGTTTCTGCTGGCTTCCAGGCCAGGACACAGCTGGTTTGGGCCGTCAGGACACATAAGGATAACCTCTGGCTCTACAGGGCACGCACCTCAGCCTCTGACCATCTTCGGCGGGAAAACGATAGTGAGCCGACAGTTGCCTGGTTTTAAGTCTTTAGAACCGGCTATCCTGACGGTAATAAGGCCTGCGGCGATGATAGAGGCAGGTAATAAGCTTATCCAGATGAGCATCTTCGCCCTCATTCTCTCCGGCGCTATCATAGGTATAGCGACCTACTCGTGGATAACAAGGAAGTTTATAAATCGAATCGAATTCCTTAAGAGGCAGATAAACATAGAGGATCCAAGCCCCTTAAGGGACTCGGGAGACGACGAGATAGGAGACCTGTGCCTCGCCTTCAACGATCTCCTCAATATGTTAAAGCGACAGGGAGAGATCCACAGGCTCGAATCCCTCCAAGACCCTCTCACAGGGCTGGCAAACCGAAGGCTTCTCGACGAAAAGCTCCACCAGGCTATAGCCTACGGGAAAGGCTCCATCGCCCTCATAATGGTGGACCTAGACGGATTCAAAGGGGTCAACGACTCTCTTGGCCACTCCGTAGGGGACGAGTTGCTGAGACAGGTGGGAGATAGGTTTAACTCCCTCGTAGGAGACAAAGACACCATCGCCAGAATAGGGGGAGACGAGTTTGCCGTCCTCGCGGAGAAAATAGGGGATGAGGAGAACGCCTTAACCCTGTGCAGGAGGATAAGGGGGATACTGCTCCAGCCTTTCAGCATAGACAACTCGTCCCTACAGATATCCGCCAGTCTGGGAGTCGCCCTTTATCCAAAGGACGGGGAGGACAGAATGTCCCTTTTCGACGCTGCGGACTCGGCTATGTACCGTGCCAAAAGGACCGGGGCTGGCCTAGTGCCCTACGATCCATCACTAGACGGCATCGCCCCCGAAACCATAAGGATAGACGAGAGCATCAAAGAGTCCATTGAGAAAGGACTCATAGAACCTATTTACGAAAAGGAGTTCTACCTTGACGACCAAATGACCGTAAGGTCCTACGTCATACGGCCTTACTGCTCCCAAATCCCCTTTTCCGATCTGAAGCAAAGGTCCAGGATAAACGGCACGGCAGCGGCTATAGACCTGATGACACTGAGAAAGGCCCTGAGGGAGAGAAAGGACGATCTTCTAGGACTGGATATGTCGGTGTGGCACCTCTGGAACGAGGGTCTCCCCCTCGCCCTTTCAGGTATGCTGAGAGACGAGGGCTTCGATCCATCCAGGCTAGAGCTGTCCTTCGATATAGGTTGCATGGAGAGCCATAGAGACCGATGTCTGATGATGATGAATAGGCTATCGTCCTGCGGGGTCTCCCTATCGATCAGGGAGTTTGGCCAACATTACGTCCCTATCAGCGACATAAAAGAACTCAAGCTCAAATCGATAAAAATACCCGCCAGACTGATCGGTGTTGCCGGGCAGGACCAACCGATGGACCACCTTGTTCAGACCATGGTTACCTTAGCGACAAAATTGAACTTAGAGGCCATCGTGACCGATCTTGAACCCTACGAGGATATCGATAGGATCAGGGAGATGGGCTTTACCGCAGCCCATATGGCGGACAGGACGCTTGACAGGGCCTTTGCCGGTGATATAGTGAACAGGTAA